The proteins below come from a single Miscanthus floridulus cultivar M001 chromosome 1, ASM1932011v1, whole genome shotgun sequence genomic window:
- the LOC136497538 gene encoding protein COP1 SUPPRESSOR 2-like — MPRNFRKRGIEPDTDDRSDDEDTRRVALEEIKYMQKLRERKLGIPAGPAAASTNGSSARGRVGSGAAAAGEAEKEDLVLQDTFAQETAVTIEDPNMLRYVETELAKKRGKMVDVGHKEEMDHVDELYTVPDHLKVKKKNSEESSTQWTTGIAEVQLPIEYKLRNIEETEAAKKVLQEKRLASKPKSDSNIPSSYSADYFHRGKEYDEKLRRENPGLYKDNDSRPSGSSGGKSTDTKKTDGVGAGRREAASDEIMLERFRKREKFRALRR; from the exons ATGCCGAGAAACTTCCGCAAGCGGGGCATCGAGCCGGACACTGACGACCGCTCCGACGACGAGGACACTCGCCG CGTCGCCCTCGAGGAGATCAAGTACATGCAGAAGCTCCGGGAGAGGAAGCTGGGTATCCCCGCCGGCCCCGCCGCCGCATCCACTAACGGGTCCTCCGCCCGTGGTCGAGTGGGCAGCGGGGCAGCGGCCGCCGGCGAGGCTGAGAAGGAGGAcctcgtcctccaggacaccTTCGCTCAGGAGACCGCCGTCACCATCGAGGACCCCAACAT GTTGAGGTATGTGGAGaccgagctggcgaagaagaGGGGTAAGATGGTTGATGTGGGACACAAGGAAGAGATGGACCATGTGGACGAGCTCTACACCGTGCCAGACCACCTCAAG gtgaagaagaagaactcAGAGGAGAGCTCGACACAATGGACCACTGGCATTGCTGAAGTTCAGCTGCCCATTGA GTACAAATTAAGAAATATCGAAGAAACTGAGGCAGCTAAAAAGGTGCTGCAAGAGAAAAGGCTTGCGAGTAAACCAAAATCAGATTCAAACATTCCTTCAAGTTACAGTGCTGATTATTTCCACCGTGGTAAAGAATATGATGAGAAACTGCGAAGAG AGAATCCTGGGTTGTACAAAGATAATGATTCTCGGCCTAGTGGAAGTTCAGGAGGCAAATCAACAGATACTAAAAAAACAGATGGTGTTGGTGCAGGACGGAGAGAAGCTGCGAGTGATGAGATCATGCTTGAGCGTTTCCGCAAACGAGAAAAATTCCGTGCACTTCGAAGATAG
- the LOC136497522 gene encoding uncharacterized protein isoform X2, which yields MGGRGGGGGGRKARNFATFRLFPRAGAADPNDRVFVRVDNNDYTVPGFADEDSFDSSLSDPSAGDGNFHSASGPLPEHVRREILELGLPDDGYNYLSHLRELRPAAAAASSFVPSSTARPEPLPLDVKAYDASRVRVGPSDGELDEGKTMCKVAAKTAPVRRIEKAVDPDVARLLDESDVSHVGSEDEGLEEDFVIIANRAEGEELEEEDIEEMEEWNGVLSDVEEEFDFEEDEPKPRVRRLLDEQFDLLALEEYGDSDDDDRVVKDGEYELPSEAIDELKLFQSQNVCVDEEYRTPADFVHQKQDSSTADDVDESARVIKKCAEYAERYLNESAEEEVAVLVSESSEESEIWDCETIVSTFSNLDNHPGKIETPGIPRKRLPRVFPGETTTTNDIIKLHGKEKLPVEYLPQRRRNGEKKKVKPVEASVTDKLKKGAENETKEEKKARKAAVKEEKKEARKAKKELKGLYKSETQKAQKVAAVTGPSSIRLM from the exons atgggaggaagaggaggaggcggcggcggccgcaaGGCCCGCAACTTCGCGACCTTCCGCCTCTTCCcgcgcgccggcgccgccgacCCCAACGACCGCGTCTTCGTCCGCGTCGACAACAACGACTACACCGTCCCCGGGTTCGCCGACGAGGACTCCTTCGACTCATCCCTGTCCGACCCCTCCGCCGGCGATGGCAACTTCCACTCCGCCTCCGGTCCCCTCCCGGAACACGTCCGCCGCGAGATCCTCGAGCTCGGCCTCCCCGACGATGGTTACAACTACCTCTCCCACCTCCGCGAGCTccgtcccgccgccgccgccgcctcatccTTCGTCCCCAGCTCCACCGCTCGCCCGGAGCCCCTCCCGCTCGATGTCAAG GCTTATGATGCAAGTAGGGTACGGGTTGGTCCCAGCGACGGTGAACTGGACGAGGGGAAGACGATGTGTAAGGTGGCTGCCAAGACTGCACCAGTGAGGCGAATTGAGAAGGCTGTCGACCCAGATGTCGCCAGGTTGCTCGATGAGAGCGATGTGTCTCATGTTGGGTCTGAGGATGAGGGGCTGGAGGAAGATTTTGTCATCATAGCTAACCGGGCTGAGGGggaggagttggaggaagaagaCATAGAAGAGATGGAAGAGTGGAATGGTGTTTTGAGTGATGTGGAAGAGGAGTTCGATTTTGAGGAGGATGAGCCAAAGCCAAGAGTGAGACGATTGTTGGATGAACAATTTGATCTG CTTGCATTGGAAGAATATGgagacagtgatgatgatgacaggGTTGTTAAAGATGGGGAATATGAACTGCCAAGTGAGGCTATAGATGAACTAAAATTGTTCCAAAGTCAGAATGTATGTGTTGATGAAGAATATAGAACACCAGCAGATTTTGTTCATCAAAAACAGGACTCAAGCACAGCAGATGATGTGGATGAATCTGCTCGTGTGATAAAAAAATGTGCTGAATACGCTGAAAGATATTTGAATGAAAGTGCAGAAGAAGAGGTGGCTGTACTTGTTTCGGAAAGCAGTGAGGAATCTGAAATTTGGGACTGTGAGACCATTGTTTCCACATTCTCTAACCTTGATAATCATCCTGGGAAAATTGAAACTCCAGGAATTCCTAGAAAGCGGCTCCCTAGAGTTTTCCCTGGAGAAACAACTACGACAAATGACATCATCAAGCTTCATGGGAAAGAGAAACTGCCAGTAGAATACCTGCCACAGAGGAGAAGAAATGGTGAAAAGAAGAAAGTAAAGCCTGTAGAAGCTTCTGTCACTGATAAATTAAAAAAAGGTGCTGAGAACGAAACAAAAGAGGAGAAGAAGGCAAGAAAG GCAGCagtgaaagaagaaaagaaagaagcccGGAAAGCAAAGAAAGAGCTCAAAGGCCTGTATAAATCAGAAACACAGAAGGCTCAGAAAGTTGCTGCTGTTACTGGACCATCTTCCATACGATTAATGTAA
- the LOC136497522 gene encoding uncharacterized protein isoform X1, with protein MGGRGGGGGGRKARNFATFRLFPRAGAADPNDRVFVRVDNNDYTVPGFADEDSFDSSLSDPSAGDGNFHSASGPLPEHVRREILELGLPDDGYNYLSHLRELRPAAAAASSFVPSSTARPEPLPLDVKAYDASRVRVGPSDGELDEGKTMCKVAAKTAPVRRIEKAVDPDVARLLDESDVSHVGSEDEGLEEDFVIIANRAEGEELEEEDIEEMEEWNGVLSDVEEEFDFEEDEPKPRVRRLLDEQFDLLALEEYGDSDDDDRVVKDGEYELPSEAIDELKLFQSQNVCVDEEYRTPADFVHQKQDSSTADDVDESARVIKKCAEYAERYLNESAEEEVAVLVSESSEESEIWDCETIVSTFSNLDNHPGKIETPGIPRKRLPRVFPGETTTTNDIIKLHGKEKLPVEYLPQRRRNGEKKKVKPVEASVTDKLKKGAENETKEEKKARKAAVKEEKKEARKAKKELKGLYKSETQKAQKVAAVTGPSSIRLM; from the exons atgggaggaagaggaggaggcggcggcggccgcaaGGCCCGCAACTTCGCGACCTTCCGCCTCTTCCcgcgcgccggcgccgccgacCCCAACGACCGCGTCTTCGTCCGCGTCGACAACAACGACTACACCGTCCCCGGGTTCGCCGACGAGGACTCCTTCGACTCATCCCTGTCCGACCCCTCCGCCGGCGATGGCAACTTCCACTCCGCCTCCGGTCCCCTCCCGGAACACGTCCGCCGCGAGATCCTCGAGCTCGGCCTCCCCGACGATGGTTACAACTACCTCTCCCACCTCCGCGAGCTccgtcccgccgccgccgccgcctcatccTTCGTCCCCAGCTCCACCGCTCGCCCGGAGCCCCTCCCGCTCGATGTCAAG GCTTATGATGCAAGTAGGGTACGGGTTGGTCCCAGCGACGGTGAACTGGACGAGGGGAAGACGATGTGTAAGGTGGCTGCCAAGACTGCACCAGTGAGGCGAATTGAGAAGGCTGTCGACCCAGATGTCGCCAGGTTGCTCGATGAGAGCGATGTGTCTCATGTTGGGTCTGAGGATGAGGGGCTGGAGGAAGATTTTGTCATCATAGCTAACCGGGCTGAGGGggaggagttggaggaagaagaCATAGAAGAGATGGAAGAGTGGAATGGTGTTTTGAGTGATGTGGAAGAGGAGTTCGATTTTGAGGAGGATGAGCCAAAGCCAAGAGTGAGACGATTGTTGGATGAACAATTTGATCTG CTTGCATTGGAAGAATATGgagacagtgatgatgatgacaggGTTGTTAAAGATGGGGAATATGAACTGCCAAGTGAGGCTATAGATGAACTAAAATTGTTCCAAAGTCAGAATGTATGTGTTGATGAAGAATATAGAACACCAGCAGATTTTGTTCATCAAAAACAGGACTCAAGCACAGCAGATGATGTGGATGAATCTGCTCGTGTGATAAAAAAATGTGCTGAATACGCTGAAAGATATTTGAATGAAAGTGCAGAAGAAGAGGTGGCTGTACTTGTTTCGGAAAGCAGTGAGGAATCTGAAATTTGGGACTGTGAGACCATTGTTTCCACATTCTCTAACCTTGATAATCATCCTGGGAAAATTGAAACTCCAGGAATTCCTAGAAAGCGGCTCCCTAGAGTTTTCCCTGGAGAAACAACTACGACAAATGACATCATCAAGCTTCATGGGAAAGAGAAACTGCCAGTAGAATACCTGCCACAGAGGAGAAGAAATGGTGAAAAGAAGAAAGTAAAGCCTGTAGAAGCTTCTGTCACTGATAAATTAAAAAAAGGTGCTGAGAACGAAACAAAAGAGGAGAAGAAGGCAAGAAAG GCAGCagtgaaagaagaaaagaaagaagcccGGAAAGCAAAGAAAGAGCTCAAAGGCCTGTATAAATCAGAAACACAGAAGGCTCAGAAAGTTGCTGCTGTTACTGGACCATCTTCCATACGATTAAT GTGA